The Iamia sp. SCSIO 61187 genomic sequence CGGGCAACGGCCTCGGCGCCGAGGGCCGTCCACGGTCGGAGGGCGGCGCGGTCGGTGGCCTCCTCGACCTGGGCCCGCAGGGCGCGGCCGGCGTCGGTGGCGGCCCCGTCGCCGTCGACCAGGCCCCGCGCCGCCAGGTCGGCCTGCGCCGCAGCCCACTCGTCCGGGGTCCAGCCCCGGACCGCCTGGACCCGCTCGGGCGTGAGCGGGCCGTCGCCCACGGCGAGGACGCCGGCCTCGAGGCCCGTGATCCCGGCGGCGACCCACGCGGCGATGTGGCCGTCGCCCCGGTGCTCGCGGAGCAGCGTGGTCGCGTGCCACATCTCGGCGCGGACGCCGGCCGGCCACGGCGCGGCGGCGTTGGCCGCGAACAGGGCCCGCCCCTCCCCCGTCGCCGCCTCCGCGGCGGCGCGCAGCAGGGCGGTGACCTCCTCCTCGTCGGGCCCGACCGGGCCCAGGGCGGCGTCGAGGGCGGCGACGGCACCCGCGACGCGCACGGCCAGTGCCCCCTCCGGCGTGATCCGCTCCCACACCGACGGGATGGCCCGGTTCACGGGAGCGGGCGCGAAGCCGAAGAACGTCGCCTCGACGACCTCGGGCGGGCACGGGGCGAGGGGGGCGGCGCGACCGGCGAAGTAGCCCCGCCAGAACCCCGGCACCCCGGCCTGCGCCCAGGTCGTCGTCACCTCGGGGGCGAAGTAGGTGACGGCGTGGATCGGCTCGTAGAGCGTCCAGAGGCGGCGGGCGACGGCGGTCTCCATCCGGGGAGCCTGGCACCGCCCGATCGGCGCGGCGAGCAGGATCGTGCCGTCGTGGGCCCGGCCCGCCGGCCGACGCCGGGCGGTGCCGGGCGTGGTCAGCCGGGGCCGACGCCGGGGAGGTCGGGGACCACGGCGGTCCCCTCGAGCGGGGGCGCCGCCGGGCCCCGGTCGAACCGCGGGAGGGTGGCGTGGACGATCGGGCCGACGGTGAGGGCGAAGACCACGGTGCCGACGCCGACCGAGCCGCCCAGGGCGAACCCGCCGACCAGGGCGGCGAGCTCGATGGCGGTGCGCACGACCCGCACCGAGTGCCCCCGAGCGGCCAGACCGGTCATGAGGCCGTCCCGCGGGCCCGGGCCCAGGCCGGCACCGATGTACAGGCCCAGGGCCACGCCGTTGAGCGTGACGCCGACGACCAGGAACGCGACCCGCGCCACCAGCCCCGACGGCGACGGGAACACGGCGATGGCGGCCTCGATGGCCAGCCCCACCACCACGGCGTTGGCGATGGTGCCGATCCCGGGACGCTGCCGCAGGGGGATCCAGAGCAGGAGGATGACGGCCCCGACGGCGATGACGACCCACCCGAGGCCGACGCCGACCCGCTCCGACACGCCCTGGTGGAAGACGTTCCACGGGTCGAGGCCGAGGTCGGCCTCGACGACCAGCGCCAGGGCCAGGCCCAGCAGCACCAGGCCCACCACGAGCTGCCCCAGGCGCGCACCGAGGTCGGGATCGTGGCGCACCGTCCGACCCTACGGAGCCCGGTGCCCCGCCCCGCCCCCGATTGGCCCGCTGATCGGCCCGCGCCCGGCAGGATGGGGCCACCCGAGGACGAGGAGTCCCCATTGCCGGTCCTGCCCACCGCCGCCCGGTCCCCCGCGATCTGCCCCGACTCGAACGCCACCCGTGGCCCCGTCGCCGTCGCGCTCCACGTCGTCTGACGGGGGCTCGCGCCGGCCTCGCCGGACGGCCGTCCCCGTCACCGCCGGCGACGTCGGCGACGTCGAGGGCCGCAGCTTCCGCAGCAGCGGCCAGACGGTGGTGTGCGCCGTCATGGCCGTGCTCTGGCCCCTGGTCCTGTGCACCCTCGCGATCAGCGCCTTCGACGAGCCCGTCCTCGCCACCGCCCTGGCGGCGGGGGGGATCGTCGGGTGCGTCCTCTACGCCCGGGCCGCCCAGATGCGGCTCGACGTGGACGAGGAGGGGATCACCGTCGTCGGCCTGCTCCGCTCCCGCCGGGTGCCGTGGGACGACGTCGTGGGCGTGGTCGCCGGCTACGAAGGCCTCCGCGTGCTGGTCCCCGAGGGCAAGGGCCCGGTCCTGCACAGCATCAGCCGGACCCGCCGCGCCGTCACCCTCGGGGTGGCGTGCTGGGCCGACGCCGTGGCCGAGCGGCTGACCGAGGAGGCCCGCGCCCGCCAGTCGACCGCGACGGGGCCCTCGTCGGGGCGGCCGACGGGATCGGTGGGGACGTGAGCGTCGGTGAGACCCTGGGGGATCGCGTGCCGGTCGGGGGCGACGAGGATGCCGTCGTCGACACCTTCGTCGACTGGGTCACCGACCGAGGTCTGACGCTGTACCCGGCCCAGGAGGAGGCCCTCCTCGAGGTGGCCACCGGCGCCCACGTGATCGTCAACACGCCCACCGGCTCGGGCAAGAGCCTGATCGCCATCGCCGCCCACCTCGCCGCCCTGGCCGACGGGAGGCGCACCTTCTACACGGCCCCGATCAAGGCCCTGGTGTCGGAGAAGTTCTTCGAGCTGACCGCCACCTTCGGCGCCGAGCGGGTCGGGATGATGACCGGCGACGCCGCCGTCAACGCCGACGCCCCGATCATCTGCTGCACGGCCGAGATCGTGGCCAACATGGCCCTGCGGTACGGGGCGGCGGCGCCCATCGGCCAGGTCGTGATGGACGAGTTCCACTACATCGCCGACCCCGACCGCGGGTGGGCCTGGCAGGTCCCCCTGCTGGAGCTGACCGACACCCAGCACGTCTTGATGTCGGCCACCTTGGGCGACGTCACCCGCTTCGTCGACGACCTCGAGCAGCGGACGCAGCGCCCGGTCGCCGTGGTCCGCTCGGGCGAGCGCCCCGTGCCCCTGGTGCACGAGTACCGGCTGGCCCCGATCGTGGAGACGATCGAGGAGCTGCTTGCCACCGACGCCGCCCCCGTCTACATCGTCCACCCGACCCAGGCCGGCGCGGCCGAGCGGGCCCAGGCCCTGATGAGCCTCCGCCTGTCGACCCGGGAGGAGAAGGACGCCATCGCCGACGCCATCGGCGACTTCCGGTTCGCCGCCGGGTTCGGCCGCACGCTCAGCCGCTTCGTGCGCAACGGCATCGGCGTCCACCACGCCGGGATGCTCCCGAAGTACCGCCGCCTGGTCGAGCGGCTGGCCCAGACCGGCCTGCTCAAGGTCATCTGCGGCACCGACACCCTCGGCGTCGGGATCAACGTCCCGATCCGCACGGTGCTGATGACGTCGCTGTCGAAGTACGACGGCACCCAGACCCGTCTCCTCTCGGCCCGCGAGTTCCACCAGGTCGGGGGGCGGGCGGGACGGGCCGGGTTCGACACCATGGGCCGGGTCGTGGTGATGGCGCCCGAGCACGCCATCGAGAACGCCCGGCTCGAGGCCAAGGCGGGCGACGACCCCAAGAAGCGCCGCAAGATCGTGAAGAAGAAGCCGCCGGAGGGGATGGTGTCGTGGGGCGAGCCCACCTTCACCCGCCTCGTGGGGGCCGATCCCGAGCCGCTGACGTCGCACCTGACCGTGACCCACTCGATGCTGATCAACGTGCTCGACCGGCCCGGTGACGGCCGGGCCGCGCTGCGTCGCCTGATCACCACCAGCTACGAGAGCGAGGCCGAGAAGGAGGCGCACCTGGCCCGGGCGGCCGAGATCGAGGCGTCCCTCATCGAGGGGGGCGTCGTCGAGGAGCTGCCGGCGCCGGACGAGCGGGGGCGGACCGTGCGCGTCACCGTCGAGCTCCAGCCCAACTTCGCCCTCGACCAGCCCCTCGCCCCGTTCGCCCTGGCCGCCCTCGAGCTGCTCGACCCCGAGTCCGACACCCACGCCCTCGACGTGGTCTCGATCATCGAGGCGGTGCTCGAGGACCCGCGCCCGGTCATCGCCGCCCAGCGCAAGGCGGCCCGCGACGCGGCCATGACCCGCATGAAGGCCGAGGGCCTCGACTACGAGCAGCGCATGGCCGAGCTCGACACCATCACCCACCCCCAGCCCCTGGCCGAGCTGCTGGTGCCCATGTTCGCCGTGTACCGGGACAGCCACCCCTGGGTCGCCGACACCCCGCTGCGACCCAAGGCGGTGGTGCGGGAGATGTACGAGCGGGCCATGGGCTTCGGCGACTACGTCCGCCACCACGGCCTGGCCCGGACCGAGGGCATGGTGCTGCGCTACCTCACCGACGCCTACAAGGCGCTGGTCAAGACCATCCCCGAGGACGACAAGACCGAGGAGCTGGTCGACATCACCGAGTGGCTGGGCGAGGTCGTCCGCCAGACCGACTCGAGCCTGCTCGACGAGTGGGAGGCCCTGCGGCACCCGTCCGACCTCCCCGAGGGCGCCGCCCCCGCCGACCTCGTCGTCGACGAGGGCCCGCCCCCGGTGACGCGGAACCGCCGGGCCTTCACGGTGCTGGTCCGCAACGCCCTGTTCCGCCGGGTCGAGCTCCTGGCCGCCCAGCGGTGGACGGCGCTGGGCGAGCTCGACGGCGACGACGGCTGGACCGCCGACCGCTGGCACCAGGAGGCCCAGGCGTACCTCGCCGAGCACCGGAGCATCGGGATCGACGGCGACGCCCGCAGCGCCCGGATGCT encodes the following:
- a CDS encoding PH domain-containing protein → MAPSPSRSTSSDGGSRRPRRTAVPVTAGDVGDVEGRSFRSSGQTVVCAVMAVLWPLVLCTLAISAFDEPVLATALAAGGIVGCVLYARAAQMRLDVDEEGITVVGLLRSRRVPWDDVVGVVAGYEGLRVLVPEGKGPVLHSISRTRRAVTLGVACWADAVAERLTEEARARQSTATGPSSGRPTGSVGT
- a CDS encoding YitT family protein, whose amino-acid sequence is MRHDPDLGARLGQLVVGLVLLGLALALVVEADLGLDPWNVFHQGVSERVGVGLGWVVIAVGAVILLLWIPLRQRPGIGTIANAVVVGLAIEAAIAVFPSPSGLVARVAFLVVGVTLNGVALGLYIGAGLGPGPRDGLMTGLAARGHSVRVVRTAIELAALVGGFALGGSVGVGTVVFALTVGPIVHATLPRFDRGPAAPPLEGTAVVPDLPGVGPG
- a CDS encoding RNA helicase, yielding MSVGETLGDRVPVGGDEDAVVDTFVDWVTDRGLTLYPAQEEALLEVATGAHVIVNTPTGSGKSLIAIAAHLAALADGRRTFYTAPIKALVSEKFFELTATFGAERVGMMTGDAAVNADAPIICCTAEIVANMALRYGAAAPIGQVVMDEFHYIADPDRGWAWQVPLLELTDTQHVLMSATLGDVTRFVDDLEQRTQRPVAVVRSGERPVPLVHEYRLAPIVETIEELLATDAAPVYIVHPTQAGAAERAQALMSLRLSTREEKDAIADAIGDFRFAAGFGRTLSRFVRNGIGVHHAGMLPKYRRLVERLAQTGLLKVICGTDTLGVGINVPIRTVLMTSLSKYDGTQTRLLSAREFHQVGGRAGRAGFDTMGRVVVMAPEHAIENARLEAKAGDDPKKRRKIVKKKPPEGMVSWGEPTFTRLVGADPEPLTSHLTVTHSMLINVLDRPGDGRAALRRLITTSYESEAEKEAHLARAAEIEASLIEGGVVEELPAPDERGRTVRVTVELQPNFALDQPLAPFALAALELLDPESDTHALDVVSIIEAVLEDPRPVIAAQRKAARDAAMTRMKAEGLDYEQRMAELDTITHPQPLAELLVPMFAVYRDSHPWVADTPLRPKAVVREMYERAMGFGDYVRHHGLARTEGMVLRYLTDAYKALVKTIPEDDKTEELVDITEWLGEVVRQTDSSLLDEWEALRHPSDLPEGAAPADLVVDEGPPPVTRNRRAFTVLVRNALFRRVELLAAQRWTALGELDGDDGWTADRWHQEAQAYLAEHRSIGIDGDARSARMLLVDEHPDRWEVQQILADPDGEHAWRLRAVIDLAASDALGEPAVRVQGLTEG